Sequence from the Leptodactylus fuscus isolate aLepFus1 unplaced genomic scaffold, aLepFus1.hap2 HAP2_SCAFFOLD_1028, whole genome shotgun sequence genome:
gaatatttcacGTATTTGTCGATTCTTCATGCTGTAGATGATTGGGTTGAGCATTGGTGGGACAAGGACGTAAGAATTGGCTATAAAGTTAATAAAAACTGGAGATACCTGTATCTGAAATCTGTGCACGACGGACAGGCCCACCATGGGGACGTAGAACATGCCGACAGCACAGAGATGGGACACACACGTGTTAAATAACTTGTACTGATCCAGCCTGGAGGTGACGTCTAGGACGGCTCTGATGATCAAGATGTAGGAGAGGACAATAAGGATCATGTCTACAATGACGGTGCAGATAATCACGGTAAAGCCATATATGATGTTGAAGGTATTGGTGCCATCACAGGCCAACTTCATCACGTCCTGGTGCAAACAGTAAGAGTGGGACAGGACATTCCCCTTACAGTATGGAAGAAACTGGAGACTGCTGACTGTTGGTAGAAACAATGTCCCACGGATGACCGAAACCAAGATGAACTTGGCCACTAGTGAGTTGGTAAGTATAGCTGTGTATCTCAGAGGGTGACAGATGGCAACACAACGGTCATAGGCCATGGCGGCCAAGAGGGAAGACTCTGCAATAGACAATACGTGAATGAAGGACATCTGAAGAAGACACACCTGAGATTGGATGTTATGGTGGTGGAACAAGAAGATACTAAGCACTGAGGGGCTGGTGGACATTGAGAAGAGGATGTCAGTGACGGCCAGCGTGGACAGGAACAGGAACATTGGCTGGTGGAGCTTGTAGTCACGACATATCACATGGAGGATGAGACCATTGCCAGCAAAGGAGGTGAAGAACATGAAACAGAAGGGAATGGAGATCCAGCCGTAGATGTTCTCCAGTCCTGAGAAGCCGATGAGATGGAAAGCGTTGGGCATTCGGCTACTGTTCAGCATGATCTTCTACAAGCAAATCCAAAGCCGGCGGTAACTGACcccctaaaagaaaaaaacatcagatacagaatacatcttaaatataacaaaaattgtcatagtggcccctggttaGGAAGGTGCCTCAGACACTGGACAGCTGGTCAGGTATGTCCTGTTAGCTTGATGAATGGGTACAACATAGTTCCTAATAGTTACCCCAGAAGGATGCCGCCTAGTTTgggcaattttatttttatttttttaaaattctttgtttataatatataaaataatcaaACCATAAACACAAAAATCAACAGGCCCAACATGTGCAAACTGCAAAGGCCTGTAACTCTACAAAACAACAGAGAGCAATGTCCCCGCAGCAAGTACAGGGCATAAGAACCGAGCTAAGTCTCCACAACAGCGGCGGTGTTCCATGCCCTGGATGTCTTCCACTTTATGGATCCAGTGGCGGAGGGAAGGCGGATTGGGTGATTTTCAGAGTGCCGGGATACATGCTCTGGTGGCATTGATCATGTGCCACAAGGAAGACTTGCGATAGGTATGAAGGGAGTAATCTgagaggaggagaagaaagagggccggtgtataagggatggggatctggaaaactctgtggaccccATCCCAAAAATCCCTCAGTTTAGCACAATCCCAAAAAATGTGTCCCCTCCTCCGAGCCACAAGGCCAACAGGTAGGAGAGGAGGACTGGAAAAACTTATGTAACTTGGATGGAACATGGAACCGCCTCCTGATATTTACTGGTTATCCAACTCTTGTGTGTAAACTCAAAAATTCTGGCACATTGCGAGTCAGAGAAGGACAAGTACAAGCCTGCCAACCACATGGCTAGGTAGGAGGGTCTATGACCCGGCGGAAAGAAAACCAAGAGCAGGTA
This genomic interval carries:
- the LOC142186448 gene encoding olfactory receptor 51G1-like, with protein sequence MPNAFHLIGFSGLENIYGWISIPFCFMFFTSFAGNGLILHVICRDYKLHQPMFLFLSTLAVTDILFSMSTSPSVLSIFLFHHHNIQSQVCLLQMSFIHVLSIAESSLLAAMAYDRCVAICHPLRYTAILTNSLVAKFILVSVIRGTLFLPTVSSLQFLPYCKGNVLSHSYCLHQDVMKLACDGTNTFNIIYGFTVIICTVIVDMILIVLSYILIIRAVLDVTSRLDQYKLFNTCVSHLCAVGMFYVPMVGLSVVHRFQIQVSPVFINFIANSYVLVPPMLNPIIYSMKNRQIREIFCEILHLKKIPW